The nucleotide sequence TCGATCGCCGAGACGCCCGTCTGAATGAATTCGTCGGGATAGTCGCGGGCTGTGGGGTTGATGGGCTGACCGTTGATATCGAGGGACATCTCCGCCAAGATATCGGGGCCGCCGTCCTTCGTCCTGCCGATGCCGTCGAAGACTCTACCGAGCATATCCACCGACACACCGAGCTCCATGCTCTTGCCGAGGAATCGCGCTTTGGAGGTGCTGATCTTGAGCCCCTGCGAATTCTCGAAGAGCTGCACGAGGGCTTTGTCCCCCATCACTTCGAGCACCTTGCCCCTTCTGAGATCGCCGTCCTCTTGACGGATCTCCACGAGTTCGTTATAGGTGACGCCGCTGACCCCCTCGACGAGCATCAACGGTCCGACCACTTCGCGTATCGTTCTGTATTCCTTAACCATATCAAATCTCTCCTTCGGAAATCAAAGCCGCCATGGACTGCTTCAATTTCTCTTCGATAACGCCGAATTTTTCGATTTCCTCTTCGGGAATATACTTACTGCGGCCGATCTCTTCGCGGACGGGAAGCGCGAGGATATCCTCGATATCCACTCTTCTTTGGAGAGCGTCGCGCCCGAGTTCGTCGGACAAAAGGATCAAACGCAACATCTTGTATTGCTTATTCAAAGAAGCGTAGGTGTCGACCTCGTGGAAAGCGTTTTGATGCAGATAGTCTTCTCTTATGGACTTCGCCGTTTCCATCGTCAGGCGGTCTTCCTGCGAAAGCGCGTCCATACCGACCAAGCGGACGATTTCGTCCAAAGACGCTTCCTCTTGAAGAATGCGCATCGCCGCGGCGCGCTGCTTTTCCCAATCGGGATCAACGTTTTTATCAAACCACTCGTTC is from Clostridia bacterium and encodes:
- a CDS encoding V-type ATP synthase subunit B (produces ATP from ADP in the presence of a proton gradient across the membrane; the B subunit is part of the catalytic core of the ATP synthase complex), producing the protein MVKEYRTIREVVGPLMLVEGVSGVTYNELVEIRQEDGDLRRGKVLEVMGDKALVQLFENSQGLKISTSKARFLGKSMELGVSVDMLGRVFDGIGRTKDGGPDILAEMSLDINGQPINPTARDYPDEFIQTGVSAI